From a region of the Poecile atricapillus isolate bPoeAtr1 chromosome 4, bPoeAtr1.hap1, whole genome shotgun sequence genome:
- the LOC131579205 gene encoding collagen alpha-1(XXV) chain-like, producing the protein MGGGGKEIKAAAAEGCASALGKSRGAAGQDGSGKPGGSGKPGPGKRGCCGERCPRRAGPVGSTLAALLSALAAASCVYLGVRTSDLQARVAAIEGARGGFSAAAPLPPLPGFSLEQLNAMMQEKVERLLAQKSYEHLAKIRVAREAAPECNCPPGNRHSLEISSRRLLTPACLVSHVFQIHLSRIQGMPLQSTAVPWVEKV; encoded by the exons ATGGGGGGCGGAGGAAAGGAAATCAAAGCTGCCGCAGCTGAAGGGTGTGCGAGCGCGCTGGGGAAGAGCCGAGGAGCCGCAGGACAGGATGGCAGCGGGAAGCCCGGCGGCAGCGGGAAGCCCGGCCCCGGGAAGCGCGGCTGCTGCGGGGAGCGCTGCCcgcggcgggccgggccggtcGGCTCCACGCTGGCCGCGCTCCTCTCGGCGCTGGCCGCGGCCTCCTGCGTCTACCTGGGGGTGCGGACCAGCGACCTCCAGGCCAGGGTCGCGGCCATCGAAGGCGCCCGAGGGGGCTTCTCTGCcgccgccccgctcccgccgctgcCCGGCTTTTCCTTGGAGCAGCTGAACGCGATGATGCAGGAGAAAGTGGAGCGACTTCTCGCCCAG AAGTCCTACGAGCACTTGGCAAAGATACGAGTAGCGAGAGAAGCGGCTCCAGAGTGCAACTGCCCACCAGGTAACAGACACAGCTTGGAAATCTCCTCTCGGAGGCTTCTGACTCCGGCGTGTTTGGTATCCCATGTTTTTCAAATACACCTAAGTCGGATCCAGGGGATGCCTCTTCAATCAACAGCTGTTCCTTGGGTGGAAAAGGTGTAA